The following proteins are co-located in the Solenopsis invicta isolate M01_SB chromosome 7, UNIL_Sinv_3.0, whole genome shotgun sequence genome:
- the LOC105195064 gene encoding leucine-rich repeat transmembrane protein FLRT3 isoform X2, whose amino-acid sequence MSILLFNGFLLLGFVVATVPNVLVLGSPNPMQTFDPDSPKKCTYSRTYSMFTATCKQMELHDIPTNLQTDIQVLIATGNRFREVTNTSLARYGSLSFIYLNDNFIQTIEEGAFAKQPYLEVLDLKENGCDTLPKSLFQLPVLRTLYLDHNKLTDSVFKVEVTSPIQLLQLAKNKLTKIPHIGPQPNLLNLNMSENNINSINTEDLAPFCSLKFLDLSRNTIKFNSWDCECQAVNAWVKLRQIKMNPDFFNCTRSPILGEDCANVQFNNRTYELYNECTSIIQEKAEVEKARSAWILVVSCVSVFIFVIFVVLFCVHKRNRRRRRKQKEQQQLAVNNANTELLNSNLTTGNS is encoded by the exons ATGAGCATCCTTCTCTTTAACGGCTTCCTGCTACTGGGTTTCGTCGTAGCCACGGTGCCGAATGTTCTGGTGCTGGGCTCGCCGAACCCCATGCAAACCTTCGACCCGGACTCACCGAAGAAATGCACCTACAGTAGGACCTACTCGATGTTCACGGCGACCTGTAAGCAAATGGAGCTGCACGATATCCCGACGAATCTGCAAACGGACATACAG GTGCTGATTGCTACTGGGAATCGATTCAGGGAGGTGACGAACACCAGTCTGGCACGTTACGGAAGTTTAAGCTTCATCTATCTGAATGACAATTTCATTCAGACTATTGAAGAAGGAGCCTTCGCCAAACAACCGTACTTGGAGGTACTGGACCTTAAAGAGAATGGTTGCGACACTCTGCCGAAAAGCTTGTTTCAGCTGCCGGTACTCCGCACGCTCTACCTCGATCACAACAAGCTCACCGACTCGGTGTTCAAAGTGGAGGTCACTTCGCCCATACAGTTGCTTCAGTTGGCCAAAAACAAGCTTACTAAGATCCCACACATCGGCCCCCAACCGAACCTTCTCAATCTCAACATGTCCGAGAATAATATCAACTCGATTAATACCGAGGACTTGGCGCCGTTTTGCTCGTTGAAGTTCCTCGATCTATCCCGAAACACGATCAAGTTCAATAGCTGGGACTGCGAATGTCAGGCGGTGAATGCCTGGGTGAAATTGCGTCAGATCAAGATGAATCCTGATTTCTTCAATTGCACCAGATCACCGATTTTAGGCGAGGACTGCGCCAACGTGCAATTCAACAATCGGACGTACGAACTGTACAACGAGTGTACGAGCATCATACAGGAGAAGGCAGAGGTCGAGAAGGCCCGTTCGGCCTGGATACTGGTCGTCTCGTGCGTATCGGTGTTCATCTTTGTCATCTTCGTGGTACTGTTTTGCGTGCACAAGCGGAATCGCAGGCGACGCAGGAAGCAGAAGGAACAACAGCAGCTCGCGGTGAACAACGCCAACACTGAGCTGCTGAACAGCAATCTGACGACTGGTAATTCGTGA
- the LOC105195064 gene encoding leucine-rich repeat transmembrane protein FLRT3 isoform X1, which yields MRPFGKSSKRWAISSMDMSILLFNGFLLLGFVVATVPNVLVLGSPNPMQTFDPDSPKKCTYSRTYSMFTATCKQMELHDIPTNLQTDIQVLIATGNRFREVTNTSLARYGSLSFIYLNDNFIQTIEEGAFAKQPYLEVLDLKENGCDTLPKSLFQLPVLRTLYLDHNKLTDSVFKVEVTSPIQLLQLAKNKLTKIPHIGPQPNLLNLNMSENNINSINTEDLAPFCSLKFLDLSRNTIKFNSWDCECQAVNAWVKLRQIKMNPDFFNCTRSPILGEDCANVQFNNRTYELYNECTSIIQEKAEVEKARSAWILVVSCVSVFIFVIFVVLFCVHKRNRRRRRKQKEQQQLAVNNANTELLNSNLTTGNS from the exons ACATGAGCATCCTTCTCTTTAACGGCTTCCTGCTACTGGGTTTCGTCGTAGCCACGGTGCCGAATGTTCTGGTGCTGGGCTCGCCGAACCCCATGCAAACCTTCGACCCGGACTCACCGAAGAAATGCACCTACAGTAGGACCTACTCGATGTTCACGGCGACCTGTAAGCAAATGGAGCTGCACGATATCCCGACGAATCTGCAAACGGACATACAG GTGCTGATTGCTACTGGGAATCGATTCAGGGAGGTGACGAACACCAGTCTGGCACGTTACGGAAGTTTAAGCTTCATCTATCTGAATGACAATTTCATTCAGACTATTGAAGAAGGAGCCTTCGCCAAACAACCGTACTTGGAGGTACTGGACCTTAAAGAGAATGGTTGCGACACTCTGCCGAAAAGCTTGTTTCAGCTGCCGGTACTCCGCACGCTCTACCTCGATCACAACAAGCTCACCGACTCGGTGTTCAAAGTGGAGGTCACTTCGCCCATACAGTTGCTTCAGTTGGCCAAAAACAAGCTTACTAAGATCCCACACATCGGCCCCCAACCGAACCTTCTCAATCTCAACATGTCCGAGAATAATATCAACTCGATTAATACCGAGGACTTGGCGCCGTTTTGCTCGTTGAAGTTCCTCGATCTATCCCGAAACACGATCAAGTTCAATAGCTGGGACTGCGAATGTCAGGCGGTGAATGCCTGGGTGAAATTGCGTCAGATCAAGATGAATCCTGATTTCTTCAATTGCACCAGATCACCGATTTTAGGCGAGGACTGCGCCAACGTGCAATTCAACAATCGGACGTACGAACTGTACAACGAGTGTACGAGCATCATACAGGAGAAGGCAGAGGTCGAGAAGGCCCGTTCGGCCTGGATACTGGTCGTCTCGTGCGTATCGGTGTTCATCTTTGTCATCTTCGTGGTACTGTTTTGCGTGCACAAGCGGAATCGCAGGCGACGCAGGAAGCAGAAGGAACAACAGCAGCTCGCGGTGAACAACGCCAACACTGAGCTGCTGAACAGCAATCTGACGACTGGTAATTCGTGA